One Curtobacterium sp. MCLR17_032 genomic window carries:
- a CDS encoding LamG domain-containing protein: MNLHRLRDGKVVAVLLVVALAVVIVLNQFAPTRSAFSAKVTNGSNSAGTASYFTCASAVDVDNANALFTYQLTEASNAKTAVDDSGKAANGTYQGSMTTATTTPKACPRDTGGAYVLDGSSSFVSTPTMYRNPTTFSEEVWFRTTVAGGLLIGFGSNQVSVSGQHDRQVYLNTSGQLVFGTYNNTTQVVTSPKAYSDGAWHHVVATMSPSTGMRLYADGALVASNTAFTTPENATGYFRVGYDTITGWPGAGNYYYAGSMRFAAVYSSVLSATQVANHYNAGR; encoded by the coding sequence GTGAACCTGCACCGACTCCGTGACGGCAAGGTGGTCGCCGTCCTGCTCGTCGTCGCACTCGCCGTCGTCATCGTGCTCAACCAGTTCGCGCCGACCCGGTCCGCGTTCAGCGCGAAGGTGACCAACGGCTCGAACAGCGCCGGCACCGCCAGCTACTTCACCTGCGCGAGCGCCGTCGACGTGGACAACGCCAACGCACTGTTCACCTACCAGCTCACCGAGGCCAGCAACGCGAAGACCGCCGTCGACGACTCCGGCAAGGCCGCGAACGGCACGTACCAGGGGTCGATGACCACGGCGACGACCACCCCCAAGGCCTGCCCGCGGGACACCGGCGGTGCGTACGTGCTGGACGGGTCGTCGAGCTTCGTCTCCACGCCGACGATGTACCGCAACCCGACCACCTTCAGCGAGGAGGTCTGGTTCCGGACCACGGTCGCCGGCGGCCTGCTCATCGGGTTCGGCAGCAACCAGGTCTCCGTCTCGGGGCAGCACGACCGCCAGGTGTACCTCAACACCAGCGGGCAGCTCGTCTTCGGCACGTACAACAACACCACGCAGGTCGTCACGTCGCCCAAGGCGTACAGCGACGGAGCCTGGCACCACGTCGTCGCGACGATGTCCCCCTCGACGGGCATGCGGCTCTACGCCGACGGGGCCTTGGTCGCGTCGAACACCGCCTTCACCACCCCGGAGAACGCGACCGGGTACTTCCGCGTCGGCTACGACACGATCACCGGGTGGCCGGGCGCGGGCAACTACTACTACGCCGGCTCGATGCGGTTCGCCGCCGTGTACAGCTCGGTGCTCTCCGCGACACAGGTCGCGAACCACTACAACGCCGGGCGCTGA
- a CDS encoding pentapeptide repeat-containing protein: MARKTGVTAPRITLTEPTDLEDWTPGPGDVLTGDRIEGKRIGFLDLSGERLPDLEVEECVIETLRAGDAELRGFRIRDSVVEVLDAPVLRAVSGAWREVRIAGGRVGSAELHDSSLASVEFVGLKLGFVNLRASTLTDVVFRDCVIDEIDIADARLLRVSFPGSTVREFAGTNTRIEDVDLRGADLDRLERLDGLRGATIGGEQLFTLAPLLAAQAGYRVE; the protein is encoded by the coding sequence ATGGCACGGAAGACCGGCGTCACGGCGCCCCGCATCACGCTGACCGAACCGACGGACCTGGAGGACTGGACGCCCGGCCCCGGCGACGTCCTGACCGGCGACCGCATCGAGGGCAAGCGCATCGGCTTCCTCGACCTGTCCGGTGAGCGCCTGCCCGACCTGGAGGTCGAGGAGTGCGTCATCGAGACCCTCCGCGCCGGCGACGCCGAACTCCGTGGCTTCCGGATCCGCGACAGCGTGGTGGAGGTCCTCGATGCCCCTGTGCTCCGCGCCGTCAGCGGTGCCTGGCGGGAGGTCCGGATCGCCGGTGGCCGGGTCGGCTCGGCCGAACTGCACGACAGCTCGCTCGCCAGCGTCGAGTTCGTCGGCCTGAAGCTCGGGTTCGTCAACCTCCGCGCCTCGACGCTCACCGACGTCGTGTTCCGCGACTGCGTCATCGACGAGATCGACATCGCGGACGCCCGACTGCTGCGGGTGTCGTTCCCGGGCAGCACCGTCCGGGAGTTCGCGGGCACGAACACCCGCATCGAGGACGTCGACCTGCGGGGCGCCGACCTCGACCGACTCGAGCGGCTGGACGGTCTGCGCGGTGCGACGATCGGCGGCGAGCAGCTGTTCACGCTCGCCCCGCTGCTGGCCGCCCAGGCTGGCTACCGGGTCGAGTGA
- a CDS encoding DUF6314 family protein, translating to MTDALAPTDLLGQWVLERTVHDRLADLRGTVTGTTELTTVDDDTVRWHEAGTMVLGERTTPVWRTLTVRRALAGDGPDDPADRWRVCFADGRPFHDWVWGMQVEHACAPDDYTGLLAGTPERWTVRWHARGPAKDLLLASTLTPTG from the coding sequence GTGACCGACGCACTCGCGCCCACCGACCTGCTCGGGCAGTGGGTGCTCGAGCGGACCGTGCACGACCGGCTGGCCGACCTGCGCGGCACCGTCACCGGCACGACCGAGCTCACGACGGTCGACGACGACACCGTGCGCTGGCACGAGGCCGGCACGATGGTCCTCGGCGAGCGCACGACCCCGGTGTGGCGGACACTGACGGTCCGACGCGCTCTTGCCGGTGACGGCCCGGATGACCCGGCCGACCGGTGGCGGGTCTGCTTCGCCGACGGCCGTCCGTTCCACGACTGGGTGTGGGGCATGCAGGTCGAGCACGCCTGCGCCCCCGACGACTACACCGGTCTGCTCGCCGGGACACCCGAGCGGTGGACCGTCCGCTGGCACGCACGGGGCCCGGCGAAGGACCTGCTCCTCGCGAGCACGCTCACGCCGACGGGGTGA
- a CDS encoding CrcB family protein: MSEPVGVDPDIDDASLSPATSATPRPVHLRWRYLGLVAVGGTIGTAAREAISTAFPAQQGVSWAVFWINVSGALLLGLLLEHLARRGADAGHRRTVRLLLGTGVLGGFTTYSTLATSTAVLFRDGRGLDGTGYALLTVLSGAVATGVGIAVAGRIRSNGARA, from the coding sequence ATGTCCGAACCCGTGGGGGTCGACCCCGACATCGACGACGCGTCGCTGTCGCCGGCCACGTCCGCGACACCGCGGCCGGTGCACCTGCGCTGGCGGTACCTCGGCCTCGTGGCGGTCGGCGGTACGATCGGCACCGCCGCGCGCGAAGCGATCAGCACGGCGTTCCCGGCGCAGCAGGGGGTGTCGTGGGCGGTCTTCTGGATCAACGTCTCCGGTGCACTCCTGCTGGGGCTGCTGCTCGAGCACCTCGCCCGTCGGGGCGCTGATGCGGGCCATCGCCGTACGGTGCGGCTCCTGCTCGGTACCGGAGTCCTCGGCGGCTTCACCACGTACAGCACCCTCGCGACGAGCACAGCGGTCCTGTTCCGCGACGGCCGCGGCCTCGACGGGACCGGGTACGCGCTGCTGACCGTGCTCTCCGGTGCCGTCGCGACCGGTGTCGGCATCGCCGTCGCCGGCCGGATCCGGTCGAACGGAGCGCGGGCATGA
- a CDS encoding CrcB family protein encodes MSAVVFLGVAAAGGLGAALRFFLDGAVNRGREFRIPVGTLTINVTGSFLLGIVTGAAGHLGVVPVAVLGTGLLGGYTTFSTASFETVRLARSGRTTAAAVNGLGMLVVSVAAAAAGVALGTLT; translated from the coding sequence ATGAGCGCGGTGGTCTTCCTCGGCGTCGCGGCTGCCGGCGGCCTCGGTGCGGCGCTGCGCTTCTTCCTGGACGGGGCGGTCAACCGTGGGCGGGAGTTCCGGATCCCGGTCGGGACGCTGACGATCAACGTCACCGGTTCGTTCCTCCTGGGCATCGTGACCGGCGCCGCCGGGCACCTCGGTGTCGTGCCGGTCGCGGTCCTCGGCACCGGGCTCCTGGGCGGCTACACGACGTTCAGCACCGCCAGCTTCGAGACCGTCCGCCTGGCCCGCAGCGGCCGCACCACGGCCGCCGCGGTCAACGGGCTCGGGATGCTCGTGGTGTCGGTGGCCGCTGCTGCCGCGGGTGTCGCGCTCGGCACCCTCACCTGA
- a CDS encoding NAD(P)/FAD-dependent oxidoreductase, with protein MSQHFDVIVVGGGPAGLSAALILGRSRRSVLVVDAGEPRNAPAEGVHNLLGQEGTAPRELVRIGRQEVARYGVTVTDGRIVAASATPATADDPVGFRLTLSSGEVVAARRVVVAGGAVDVLPDVPGLAEQWGRGVVHCPFCHGWEVRDRRIGVLVTMAAAAHQVQLFRALSDDVTAFVADPDLLDDTVLAGFAARDIRVVRTPIVRVRSDGDALSGVELADGTIVGLDALAAASRVEARVEWAAGLGLTPVDQEVNGTVIGRVLAVDAVGRTDVPGVYAAGNAANAMHTVVVAAAAGSQTGAAVHGDLLQADVAAAVLGCAAEAVDAPLPVR; from the coding sequence ATGTCTCAACACTTCGACGTCATCGTCGTCGGCGGCGGTCCCGCCGGCCTGTCCGCCGCCCTCATCCTCGGGCGCTCGCGCCGCTCCGTCCTGGTCGTCGACGCGGGTGAGCCCCGCAACGCACCCGCCGAGGGCGTCCACAACCTGCTGGGCCAGGAGGGCACCGCACCCCGCGAGCTGGTCCGGATCGGGCGCCAGGAGGTCGCCCGCTACGGGGTCACCGTGACGGACGGGAGGATCGTGGCCGCGTCCGCCACACCCGCGACCGCCGACGACCCGGTCGGCTTCCGACTGACCCTGTCATCCGGCGAGGTCGTCGCTGCCCGCCGTGTGGTCGTGGCCGGCGGGGCGGTCGACGTCCTGCCCGACGTCCCGGGGCTGGCGGAGCAGTGGGGCCGCGGGGTCGTGCACTGCCCGTTCTGCCACGGGTGGGAGGTCCGCGACCGCCGGATCGGGGTCCTCGTCACGATGGCGGCGGCCGCGCACCAGGTACAGCTGTTCCGCGCGCTGAGCGACGACGTCACGGCGTTCGTGGCGGATCCCGACCTGCTCGACGACACCGTGCTGGCCGGTTTCGCAGCCCGCGACATCCGGGTGGTCCGGACCCCGATCGTCCGTGTGCGCTCCGACGGCGACGCGCTGTCCGGAGTGGAGCTCGCCGACGGGACGATCGTCGGACTCGATGCCCTGGCGGCTGCGAGCCGGGTCGAGGCCCGGGTCGAGTGGGCCGCCGGACTCGGGCTGACACCGGTTGACCAGGAGGTCAACGGCACGGTGATCGGCCGGGTGCTGGCGGTCGACGCGGTCGGACGGACCGACGTGCCCGGCGTGTACGCGGCGGGCAACGCGGCGAACGCGATGCACACCGTGGTCGTCGCGGCAGCGGCGGGGTCGCAGACCGGGGCGGCCGTGCACGGCGACCTGCTGCAGGCGGACGTCGCGGCCGCGGTCCTGGGGTGCGCAGCGGAGGCAGTCGATGCGCCCCTCCCGGTCAGGTGA
- a CDS encoding XRE family transcriptional regulator — protein sequence MTSGREARPTEPTTADVVDAVGPRLRALRTRRDVTLAALAERTGISISTLSRLESGQRKPTLELLLPLARAYQVPLDDLVGAPATGDPRVHLKPERHGRRVVIPLTKRTGGVRSFKQLIEPNDHGSDTTLKTHEGYEWLYVLSGRLRLALGDEVFDLGPGEVAEFDTHTPHWVGNVSDQVTEVLCLYGPQGERAHVRSKPA from the coding sequence ATGACATCCGGCCGGGAGGCACGCCCCACCGAACCGACGACGGCCGACGTCGTCGACGCGGTCGGCCCGCGCCTGCGGGCGCTCCGCACCCGACGCGACGTCACCCTTGCGGCACTCGCGGAGCGGACCGGGATCTCGATCAGCACCCTGTCGCGCCTGGAGTCGGGGCAGCGGAAGCCCACCCTGGAACTGCTGCTGCCGCTGGCACGCGCGTACCAGGTGCCGCTCGACGATCTGGTCGGGGCGCCGGCGACCGGGGACCCGCGGGTGCACCTCAAGCCGGAGCGACACGGCCGCCGCGTGGTGATCCCGCTGACGAAGCGGACCGGGGGAGTGCGGTCGTTCAAGCAGCTCATCGAACCGAACGACCACGGCTCGGACACGACGCTGAAGACGCACGAGGGCTACGAGTGGCTCTACGTGCTCTCGGGTCGGCTCCGACTGGCGCTCGGCGACGAGGTGTTCGACCTCGGCCCGGGTGAGGTCGCCGAGTTCGACACCCACACCCCGCACTGGGTCGGCAACGTCTCGGACCAGGTGACCGAGGTGCTCTGCCTGTACGGGCCGCAGGGGGAGCGGGCGCACGTGCGGTCGAAGCCAGCCTGA